One genomic segment of Gemmatimonadota bacterium includes these proteins:
- the cobD gene encoding cobalamin biosynthesis protein CobD, translated as MAFEMDVTILEPDPILLLCAVVLDGLFGDPVYALHPIRLMGATLSFFERVLRGLRLDGYAGGCLLFLLLAAFWVGVVCVLACVLHDVQSGVGWIFQVFVLYSMIALKDLCKHGLAIDRATDLERAREAASMLVGRDTDVMDFAACRRAGMESLSENAVDGFVSPVFWYAILGLPGVVLFKVVSTMDSMVGFKTPQYRYFGWCGARLDDVLNFIPARLTYLGMVLVAFFMPGCSARKALLIGWRQHALVPGPNSGWSEAAAAGALQRRLVGPVWQGGTLVTDVWLGDVDDPEGGQSGDMRRMCAFVIVTCLLATGLVVLCVFLIPEVRGG; from the coding sequence ATGGCGTTTGAAATGGACGTGACAATTCTCGAACCGGATCCGATTTTGCTTCTTTGCGCGGTCGTTTTAGATGGTCTTTTTGGCGATCCTGTTTATGCGTTGCATCCCATTCGTTTGATGGGTGCGACGCTGTCTTTTTTTGAGCGGGTGCTTCGCGGTCTGCGTTTGGATGGTTATGCAGGTGGGTGTTTGCTGTTTTTGTTGCTGGCTGCGTTTTGGGTGGGGGTTGTCTGTGTATTGGCTTGTGTGTTGCATGATGTCCAATCTGGGGTGGGTTGGATTTTTCAGGTTTTTGTTTTGTACTCTATGATTGCGCTCAAAGATTTGTGCAAGCACGGGTTGGCGATTGATCGCGCTACTGATCTGGAGCGTGCGAGAGAGGCGGCGTCTATGCTTGTGGGACGCGATACCGATGTGATGGATTTTGCGGCTTGCCGGCGTGCGGGTATGGAGAGTTTGAGCGAGAATGCTGTGGATGGTTTTGTGTCGCCCGTTTTTTGGTACGCTATACTGGGGTTGCCGGGTGTTGTGCTTTTTAAGGTGGTCAGTACGATGGATTCTATGGTGGGGTTTAAGACGCCGCAATATCGCTATTTTGGCTGGTGTGGGGCGCGGCTGGACGATGTGCTCAATTTTATTCCGGCGCGTTTGACGTATTTGGGGATGGTGCTGGTGGCGTTTTTTATGCCCGGATGTTCTGCCCGCAAGGCATTGCTTATCGGGTGGCGGCAACACGCGCTTGTTCCGGGTCCAAATTCCGGGTGGAGCGAAGCTGCGGCTGCAGGCGCTTTGCAGAGGCGATTGGTCGGTCCTGTTTGGCAGGGAGGGACGCTGGTTACAGATGTGTGGTTGGGCGATGTGGATGATCCAGAGGGCGGTCAATCCGGGGATATGCGCCGTATGTGTGCTTTTGTTATTGTTACCTGTTTGCTCGCGACAGGGCTGGTGGTTTTATGTGTGTTCCTAATTCCAGAGGTGCGCGGTGGCTGA
- a CDS encoding adenosylcobinamide amidohydrolase, with the protein MDEFIDRHEYYDLKRDGRFLIAELLVPHQVLSTSAYRGGLCEGIRYLVNHQSCEGNGHDARFALIKQLGEVGYHRHVCSERGLPPDAVALMSTAANMHYAARVVDTHAELRVCAVVTAGVEGNAGCAGDGASWHEEDAGWRHLHEGTINAMVFINWPLTPGAMARAVVTMTEGKSAALRDLAVSSRYSQDLATGTGTDQYCIAAPLDKTRVPKTNAGHHAKLGELIGKSVRRATLEALRWQNGLEGSYTRSVFHALKRFGFREDRFLSAMERRLKAGDFALLKKNLKSVVYEPRVSAAAYGFAAVWDRVRYGTLSHALADPVLRQQAAILATSLAARPDVWLSCYEQLRVDENAFLEVVYDAFALGWRLKWT; encoded by the coding sequence ATGGATGAGTTTATCGATCGGCATGAATATTACGATTTGAAGCGCGATGGGCGTTTTTTGATCGCGGAATTGCTGGTGCCGCATCAGGTGCTGAGTACGTCGGCATATCGCGGTGGTTTGTGCGAGGGTATCCGATATCTGGTGAATCACCAGAGTTGTGAGGGCAATGGACACGATGCGCGGTTTGCGTTGATTAAGCAACTGGGTGAGGTGGGCTATCATCGCCATGTCTGTTCAGAACGCGGTTTGCCGCCGGATGCGGTTGCGCTGATGAGTACGGCTGCGAATATGCATTATGCGGCTCGCGTTGTGGATACGCATGCCGAGTTGCGCGTGTGTGCAGTTGTTACCGCAGGTGTTGAGGGCAATGCGGGGTGTGCGGGCGATGGGGCGAGTTGGCACGAAGAGGATGCCGGGTGGCGCCATCTTCATGAAGGTACGATCAATGCGATGGTGTTTATCAATTGGCCGCTTACGCCAGGGGCGATGGCGCGGGCGGTGGTGACGATGACCGAGGGAAAGTCTGCCGCGCTTCGAGATCTCGCTGTTTCGAGTCGCTATTCTCAGGATCTCGCAACGGGTACTGGTACAGACCAGTACTGTATTGCCGCGCCTTTGGACAAGACACGGGTGCCCAAGACCAATGCGGGGCATCACGCAAAATTGGGCGAGTTGATCGGCAAGTCTGTGCGCAGGGCCACGCTGGAGGCACTGCGGTGGCAAAACGGTTTGGAAGGGTCTTATACGCGTAGTGTTTTTCACGCGTTGAAGCGGTTTGGATTTAGAGAGGACCGTTTTTTGTCGGCGATGGAGAGACGGCTAAAAGCGGGTGATTTTGCGTTGTTGAAGAAGAATCTCAAGTCCGTTGTTTACGAACCGCGCGTTTCGGCGGCGGCTTATGGGTTTGCAGCGGTTTGGGACCGGGTGCGGTATGGGACGCTTTCACATGCTCTGGCAGATCCAGTGTTGCGTCAGCAGGCAGCGATATTGGCGACTTCGTTGGCGGCGAGACCAGATGTCTGGTTGTCGTGTTACGAGCAGTTGCGCGTGGATGAAAACGCATTTTTGGAGGTTGTTTACGATGCATTCGCGCTTGGATGGCGTTTGAAATGGACGTGA
- the cobO gene encoding cob(I)yrinic acid a,c-diamide adenosyltransferase, which produces MSTRQRKRHVKKGLVMVNTGDGKGKTTAALGVMTRAWGRKMRVGVIQFLKHENANFGEIRAARRMEIDWIGTGDGWTWTSKDIDESQARALRGWEVAQERIASGDYDLFILDEFTYLMAFGWLDATEVVDWLREHKPEMLHVIITGRDAPDALVDFADMVTEMREVKHPFSDQGIVAQPGIDF; this is translated from the coding sequence ATGAGTACCAGACAACGAAAACGGCATGTGAAAAAGGGTCTGGTGATGGTCAATACCGGAGATGGCAAGGGCAAGACCACAGCGGCGCTGGGAGTGATGACCCGCGCCTGGGGGCGTAAGATGCGTGTGGGTGTGATTCAGTTTTTGAAGCACGAGAATGCCAATTTTGGCGAGATTCGCGCGGCCAGGCGCATGGAGATCGATTGGATTGGTACGGGCGATGGGTGGACGTGGACGAGCAAGGATATCGATGAGTCACAGGCTCGGGCATTGCGCGGTTGGGAAGTGGCGCAGGAGCGGATTGCGAGTGGCGATTACGATCTGTTTATTCTGGATGAGTTTACGTATTTGATGGCTTTTGGCTGGTTGGATGCAACAGAGGTGGTGGATTGGCTGCGGGAGCATAAGCCCGAGATGTTGCATGTGATTATTACGGGGCGGGATGCGCCCGATGCGTTGGTTGATTTCGCCGATATGGTGACAGAGATGCGCGAGGTTAAGCATCCGTTTAGCGATCAGGGTATTGTTGCGCAACCCGGGATTGATTTTTGA